In Thermospira aquatica, the following proteins share a genomic window:
- the yidD gene encoding membrane protein insertion efficiency factor YidD codes for MGMRFILMALVRFYKKYISLHLPSSCIYHPSCSSYALEALRRHGAFKGSVLALLRILRCQGWFFAGGNDPVPRAFSWRRIMSRYMFFWKWRKK; via the coding sequence ATGGGCATGCGGTTTATTTTGATGGCTCTGGTGCGTTTTTATAAGAAGTATATTTCCCTTCATCTGCCGTCTTCGTGTATCTATCATCCCTCCTGTTCTTCGTATGCTCTTGAGGCTCTTCGCCGTCATGGTGCTTTCAAAGGGAGCGTGCTGGCTCTTTTACGTATTCTGCGGTGTCAGGGATGGTTTTTCGCAGGGGGAAATGATCCCGTGCCGCGCGCGTTTTCCTGGCGTAGAATTATGAGTCGTTATATGTTCTTTTGGAAGTGGCGCAAGAAATAA